From a region of the Zingiber officinale cultivar Zhangliang chromosome 4B, Zo_v1.1, whole genome shotgun sequence genome:
- the LOC121978004 gene encoding indole-3-pyruvate monooxygenase YUCCA2-like, producing the protein MGCACWTEAECKVAAAAAAHAPAVFMAKDSHEIDGCVWSPGPVIVGAGPAGLAVAACLKERGIPSVVLERAGCIASLWQLKTYDRLRLHLPKQFCELPRMPFPAGFPKYPDRRQFVSYLEAYAGAFDVRPRFHQTVVEARYDAAVGLWRVRTSEGGREYFSRWLVVATGENAEAVVPDLEGAAGFRGAVAHTSSYKSGDSYRGKRVLVVGCGNSGMEVCLDLCDNNALPTIVVRDSVHILPRELLGCSTFGLSMWLLRWLPIRAVDLLLLLLARLLLGDTDRVGLTRPRVGPLQLKLLHGKTPVIDVGTLRKIKSGDIKVRPALKRLTQRGAEFTDGRSEEFDAVLFATGYKSNVPCWLKEAEGFFSSKDGLPTRPFPHGWKGERGLYAVGFTKRGLMGASLDARRIAQDIEQCWKAELLKEVKSFTIFPPKQKQQSSSN; encoded by the exons ATGGGCTGCGCATGCTGGACGGAAGCAGAGTGCaaggtggcggcggcggcggcggctcaCGCTCCCGCCGTGTTCATGGCGAAGGATTCGCATGAGATCGACGGGTGCGTGTGGAGCCCCGGGCCGGTCATCGTCGGCGCGGGCCCGGCGGGGCTCGCCGTCGCTGCCTGCCTGAAGGAGAGAGGCATCCCCAGCGTCGTCCTCGAGCGCGCCGGCTGCATCGCCTCGCTGTGGCAGCTCAAGACCTATGACCGCCTGCGCCTCCACCTGCCGAAGCAGTTCTGCGAGCTGCCGCGGATGCCCTTCCCGGCCGGCTTCCCCAAGTACCCCGACAGGCGGCAGTTCGTCAGCTACCTCGAGGCCTACGCCGGCGCCTTCGACGTGCGCCCGCGCTTCCACCAGACGGTCGTGGAGGCCCGGTACGACGCCGCGGTGGGGCTGTGGCGGGTGCGCACGTCGGAGGGGGGCAGAGAGTACTTCTCGCGGTGGCTGGTGGTGGCCACTGGGGAGAACGCCGAGGCCGTGGTGCCGGACTTAGAGGGCGCCGCGGGCTTCCGCGGCGCGGTGGCCCACACCAGCTCGTACAAGAGCGGCGACTCGTACAGGGGAAAGCGAGTGCTCGTCGTCGGCTGCGGAAACTCCGGCATGGAAGTCTGTTTGGATCTCTGCGACAACAATGCGCTTCCCACCATCGTCGTCCGAGACTCG GTCCATATCTTGCCGCGCGAATTGCTCGGCTGCTCCACCTTCGGCCTGTCGATGTGGCTGCTCCGGTGGCTGCCCATTCGGGCCGTCGACCTCTTGCTGCTCCTGCTCGCTCGCCTCTTGCTCGGCGACACCGACAGAGTCGGCCTGACGCGTCCCCGCGTCGGGCCCCTCCAACTCAAATTGCTCCATGGCAAGACGCCGGTGATCGACGTCGGCACGCTCCGAAAAATCAAGTCCGGCGACATCAAG GTCCGGCCGGCTCTGAAGAGATTAACGCAGCGCGGAGCAGAATTCACGGACGGCCGATCGGAGGAGTTCGACGCGGTGCTCTTCGCAACCGGCTACAAGAGCAACGTGCCTTGTTGGCTCAAG GAAGCTGAGGGATTCTTCTCGAGCAAAGACGGACTGCCGACGAGGCCGTTCCCCCACGGCTGGAAAGGCGAGAGGGGGCTCTACGCCGTCGGCTTCACGAAGCGCGGCTTGATGGGCGCCTCGCTCGACGCCAGGAGGATCGCGCAAGACATCGAACAATGCTGGAAAGCTGAATTGCTGAAAGAGGTCAAATCCTTCACGATATTCCCACCAAAGCAAAAGCAGCAGTCCTCCAGTAATTAA